The Paenibacillus yonginensis genome segment GGCTAATACTGACTTCCACTTCACTGCCGTCCTTGCGCAGACGAACTGTCTCCACACTTGGCAGCGCATGCCCTTCGGCCAGCGCCTTCTCCCACTGCTTCCATTCTTCCCAAACCCAGGAAGGGACAAACGGCAGCGGCTCGCCGACGATTTCGTCTTCGCTCCAGCCGTATAAGGCCTCAAAGGCTTGATTCACCCGAATGACCCGCCACTGCGGATCGGACAAATGAATGGCGTCAGCCGTCTGGTTGATGACCGACTCCAAATATTCGCGCATGGAACGGTTCTCCTCGTTCATCTGCTCCAGTTCGGAGGTATAATGGTCCAGATTGTCCGCCATATGGTTGATATGTTTGGCCAGCACTCCAAGCTCATCCCGGCTGTTTATGTATAATCTCGTATCAAACCGACCTGCCGACATGTCTTGAACCTTGACCAGAATATGGCGAAGCGGACGCATCAGCACCCTTGAAGTGAAATAAATGCTGAGCAGGGCCAGAAGCAGCACAAACAGGAAGATCAAAAGATGGAGGACCATTTGCTCTTCCAATCCGGAAGACAGCGGCCCATAGCTATAGACCATACGAAGAATGTATGCCGCTCCATCCGGTGTGGAAACCGGCAGGTAGCTTTGAATATAATGCTGTCCTTCCAGGAATAAATTCGAAACCCGCGCCTCTCCCTGTTCCGACGCTTCTTGGATCCGCAACTCTGCTTTCTCATCGACCAGGCTGTAGCTGCCGAACTGAATCTGATTCTGGACGGCCGATGCTCCTTCTTGCAGGACAGCCCCATTCCGAAGCGGTCTAAAGCCTGTAATCTCCAGAATGTTCGGATCGCTCTGCTTAATCCGTTCGATCACCGCCGAAGGCCCCATTTGGGCAAGTTCGCTTTGAATATCCTCCTGGCGCAAAAAGACGTGAATCAGATAATTTCTTTGCCCGTCATAATAATAACCCATTTGTTCTTCAGCGTTTCCGTCAGCCCCCAGCTGTTCAAAATCCGTCCAAAAAGGCGCCTTCATCTCTACGCTTGTGCGGTTGTCCAAGGATGGAAAACCAGCATCTGCGGAATCGAAGGTTTGGGTAACTGCTCGGCCTAAACGCTGCGGATCTGTGGATTGTCCGATCAGCAGCTCATTATCTTTTTTATATACTAGAGAGAAACCGCTTACGCCCGTCCTCCGGCTCAGATCAGCCAGCTGTTCTACCGTAACTCCACTCCAATTGGGACCCAACTCGCTTGCGGCTGTCTGGGCGGCTCTCTTTAAGTTCTCCTCCAGCTCCCCTTCGAAATAGGTCAAGCTGTCCCTGCTTTGCTCCAGCGATACCGCCGCCTGCTTCGTTAATAAAATCAATTGGGATTCATGCATGTCACGCAGGTTGCTTCTCGCCCGGGAATAAATCAGAATCATGTTAATAACCAGTATGGTAACGAGCGAAAATACGAATAACAGGATCATTTTCCTTCTAATCGACAAGCTGCCCGCACCTCCAAGCCAGGAATGGCTAATATTGGCTCACTCTAACATGATACAATTTTCGACGTCATTTGCCTATACATTGATAACCCTAAATGGGATGTTTACAATGAAGAATAATCAGGTTCTTGAAGAACCTATCTAGAACACTTCAAACTGAATCTGTTGAGCCTATTTATTCATCAACATTTTGTCCACAAACTGTGCACAATTCCACAGCATTTATTCAACATTGTTAATAATTCTGTGGATAATAGCTGGGTTATGCACAGGTTTATCAACATCATGTTAACAATCGAATGAGTGTTCGTTGGATAATATCCACAAACTATTTGCAAGGAGCTGTTTGTCAACCATGACTGAAACCGAAGCGACCCCCTTCCCAGCTGAACGCTATTCAGATGAATACTGGATGCGCCAGGCCATAGAGGAGGCCAAGAAAGCCGAGGCTATCGGAGAAGTGCCCATAGGGGCGGTTATCGTCAAAAATAACGAGATTATCGGCCGTGGTTATAATCTCCGAGAAACCACACATGATTCTACGGCTCATGCCGAAATGATTGCAATCCGCCAGGCCAGTGAGCATCTGGATGCCTGGCGGCTGCTGGACTGCCGGCTTTACGTTACCCTGGAGCCGTGTCCGATGTGCGCCGGGGCGATTGTGCAATCCCGGCTCCCCGCCGTTATTTACGGGACAACCGATCCCAAAGCCGGCTGCGCGGGCACGCTGATGAATTTGCTGCAGGAGCCGCGTTTCAATCACAGGACGGAGGTCGTTGCAAACGTCCTTCAAGAGGAATGCAGCTCCCTGCTAAGCGATTTCTTCCGCCGCCTGCGCCGGAAATAAACAGAAGAGCCCGCCCGGATTCCCGGTGCGGGCTCTTGTTGATGAAATATAAGGCAGGCAGCTGCTTTCTCCATGCTTATCCACCTTATAGGCATTTCCCTAGTTAATGAATATCTCGTTTCTTAAAACGTCCGCCTTTGACGTCGTGAATATTGCCGACAGCCAGAAAGGCGTTCTCGTCAAAATGATTCACAATCTCCTTCAGTTTGGCCTCTTCCAGACGAGTAATAACACAGAAGATCACCCGTTTCGGATCTCCAGAGAAACCGCCCTCGCCGGATAAATAAGTGACCCCGCGGCCAAGCCTGCTTAGAATCGCATCGCCAATGTCTTGTATGCGATCGCTGATAATCCAGACCGATTTCGATTCATTTAAGCCGTCTACCGTAATATCAATGGCTTTGGAGGCAATATAGTAAGCTAATATAGAGAACAATGCGGAATTCCAGTTAAACACAAAACCCGTACTTCCCAGGATGAACAGGTTAAAGAACATGATGATTTCTCCGACTGAAAACGGCAGCTTCTTCGCCAGCAGTATCGCAATAATTTCCGTCCCGTCCAAAGACCCGCCAAAGCGAATGGCTATGCCCGAACCAAGTCCCAGCAGAATGCCGCCAAACACGAACGCGAGCAGCGTATCCTGCACAACCCCGTCTACGTGGTGCAGCAGGACGGTCACAACTGACATCACGGAAATCCCCAGCAGAGTGGATAAAGCAAACGTTTTGCCGATCTGCCTGTAGCCGATCAAGAGAAAGGGAAGATTAAGCAGGAACAGGAACAACCCCAGGGACCAGCCGCTTAAATGGGCAGCTATAACCGCAATGCCTGTTATCCCTCCATCCGTAATCCGGTTAGGAACCAGAAACAGCTCAAGCGCTACCGCATAAATAACCCCGCCGATAATAATCGATAAGCACCGGCCTAAAATATTGGCAAGCGAACGCCTGTTATGCTGTGTAGGAGGAAGCTGGGCCTCCTGCAGGCCATGTTCGCCGTTGGCTAAATGGAACATATCATTACACCTCTCTTCCATAAAGTGTAGATCTCAGACTCCGTTTAGACTGATTTCGAAGCCCTTATGACCAGATTCTCACATTGGGCCCTATTCTTTTATTATGACACTAAATCCCTCGGATGTCTGCTGTTAACTTGCTTCACATCAAAGTAAATTGCATTTATTCCCCAGGCAAGGATAAAAAATGGAGCTGTCCGAAAGTCTGAACGGCTTTCAGGAACAGCTCCAAATTCAATCAGGAGGATACTGCTTTAGCTGGCAGGATCAATTATAAAGATTCAGCTCGGCAATGGACCACCACCAGGCCGGCTCTTCCTCGGTTTGGACAATCTTCACATAACGAGCCGTTTGAACCGGGAAGACCTCTTCCATATAAGCCGAGCTGCCGGCTTGCTGAGCCAGCGGAGCCCACTGCTCGCCGTCTTCCGAAATCAGGATTTGATAGCCGCGGGCATAATCATTGCTGCTTCCCGCCGAGTCCATCGTCAGCTTCTTGAAGCTCTTAGGACTGCCTAAATCAATTTGAATCCATTGACCAGGTGTCTGCCCCGCGCCGGTGGTCCAGCGTGTGGCTTTATTTCCGTCGATCAACTCCCCTGCAGGAGCATCGTCTGCGCTGGTTGATGCCGTAACGATCCATGCAGACCGATCAAGCGGCAGCGGCTCAGCCTTGCCGCTGTCCGGAAGACTGGGATTCAAATCAGCCGTAAAGAGCTGCAGCTCGGAGATGGACCACCAGTGAGAATCCGATCGGGTTTGGACAAGCTTCACATAACGAGCGGTTTGCAGCGGGAAAGCTGCCGTGACCAGAGAGCTCTTGCCTTCACCCGACGCAACCGGATTTCCCCAGCTCTCGCCATCATTCGAAACATAAACTTCATAACCTCTTGCGTAGTCGTCGGCATTATTGCCGCTGTCCATAACGACCTTGTCGAAGGTTTGTTCCTGACCCAGGTCAAGAACTACAAAATCACCATTTGTTTGCGGGTTTCCCGTCGACCAGCGCGTATCCCGGATTCCATCCAACATGGCTTGAGGATCCTCCCCGCCTGCCGTGGAAGAAGCCGTGACGGTCCAGCCGTCAGATATAACCGGTTGTTGTTTGCCGATTCCGTCATTGCCGACATTCAGTTCGGCAATCGACCACCATTTGTCCGCTTCGCCGGTTTGCACCATTCGGATATAACGGGCATTCTGGATCGGGAAAGTGATGGTCATCGTTCCGGCCTGGCCGCTGCCGGCTGCAACGACCGTTCCCCAGCTGTCGCCATCCTCGGACACGAACAGTTGATACCCCCGCGGATAATCATCAGCGGCGTAACCGGAATCCAAAGTAACGGAATCAAAGGTTTGCTTGCTGCCGAGGTCCACTTGCAGCCATTGGCCATTCGTTTGTGGACTGCCGTTCGTCCAGAGTGTGCCGCGGTCTCCATCCAGCATATTGGCCGGTACGTCGGTGCCTTGGGTGGACGAGGCCGTTACGGTCCAAGCCGGACGGTCATCCGGGGCACCGCTGTCATCGCCATCGCCCGAAGGAATTTCCGCAGAAGAAGCGCCAAACTCCGCCAGCTTGATTTCCGAAATCGACCACCAGCTATCATTAGGTTCAGTCAGGACGATTTTAATAAATTGAGCCGTCTGCAAGGCCGGGAACGATATAGCGAGGCTTGGCGAGCTTCCGCTGCCACTTGCTACAGGTTCGCCCCAATCCTGTCCGTCTTTCGATACATAGACCTCATAACCGTGGGCATAATCGTTCCAGTTCGTTCCCGAGTTCATAAACAAGGTATCAAAGGACTGTTCAGCGCCCAGGTCGATCTGCAGCCAGTCACCAGCTTCCTGCGTTTTGCCTGAGGACCAGCGTGTGGACAAATCATTGTCCGTCAGATGTTCCACAGGTTCACCGGTTTTCGAAGCGGTAATCATCCAAGTTGAGCGATCCAGGTATTTAATGCCCTTCGTTGGATCTGGACCATCCAGCACGGTGTTTTTCAGCGGATTCACGGATACCAGTGCATTTGCATACACGGTTGCAGATCCGAGAGCCCCGTCTTTATTGAAGAAATGAATGGTTTTGGCGCTTTCCGAAGGGTTCCAGATTTGAGCGGTGTATACGCCATCTTTGTTGTACACGGTG includes the following:
- a CDS encoding HAMP domain-containing sensor histidine kinase is translated as MSIRRKMILLFVFSLVTILVINMILIYSRARSNLRDMHESQLILLTKQAAVSLEQSRDSLTYFEGELEENLKRAAQTAASELGPNWSGVTVEQLADLSRRTGVSGFSLVYKKDNELLIGQSTDPQRLGRAVTQTFDSADAGFPSLDNRTSVEMKAPFWTDFEQLGADGNAEEQMGYYYDGQRNYLIHVFLRQEDIQSELAQMGPSAVIERIKQSDPNILEITGFRPLRNGAVLQEGASAVQNQIQFGSYSLVDEKAELRIQEASEQGEARVSNLFLEGQHYIQSYLPVSTPDGAAYILRMVYSYGPLSSGLEEQMVLHLLIFLFVLLLALLSIYFTSRVLMRPLRHILVKVQDMSAGRFDTRLYINSRDELGVLAKHINHMADNLDHYTSELEQMNEENRSMREYLESVINQTADAIHLSDPQWRVIRVNQAFEALYGWSEDEIVGEPLPFVPSWVWEEWKQWEKALAEGHALPSVETVRLRKDGSEVEVSISQSPIFDKNNRIIAYITISRDMTEHNKMQELLRQSEKLTTVGQLAAGVAHEIRNPLTTLRGFMQLQQQTRALNIQHVDIMLSELDRINLIVSEFLILAKPQASIFQNKDIRYVLGDVVSLLDSQAHLYGIEFVTDFEKEPIEVYCEENQLKQVFINILKNAMEAMPRGGGIGLKIIKENNQALIGIIDEGEGIPFERLAKLGEPFYTSKEKGTGLGLMISQRIIEAHKGTLNINSMVGWGTMVTITLPLVHPDPDGEEQPVVTSLDSGDSGKDQEE
- the tadA gene encoding tRNA adenosine(34) deaminase TadA, with the translated sequence MTETEATPFPAERYSDEYWMRQAIEEAKKAEAIGEVPIGAVIVKNNEIIGRGYNLRETTHDSTAHAEMIAIRQASEHLDAWRLLDCRLYVTLEPCPMCAGAIVQSRLPAVIYGTTDPKAGCAGTLMNLLQEPRFNHRTEVVANVLQEECSSLLSDFFRRLRRK
- a CDS encoding YitT family protein; the encoded protein is MFHLANGEHGLQEAQLPPTQHNRRSLANILGRCLSIIIGGVIYAVALELFLVPNRITDGGITGIAVIAAHLSGWSLGLFLFLLNLPFLLIGYRQIGKTFALSTLLGISVMSVVTVLLHHVDGVVQDTLLAFVFGGILLGLGSGIAIRFGGSLDGTEIIAILLAKKLPFSVGEIIMFFNLFILGSTGFVFNWNSALFSILAYYIASKAIDITVDGLNESKSVWIISDRIQDIGDAILSRLGRGVTYLSGEGGFSGDPKRVIFCVITRLEEAKLKEIVNHFDENAFLAVGNIHDVKGGRFKKRDIH